In Nitrosarchaeum sp., the following proteins share a genomic window:
- the purM gene encoding phosphoribosylformylglycinamidine cyclo-ligase, with protein MGLTYKDAGVDITKIKQSQAAIGRLIESTHKLQKMAKITHGFGHYAGIVEIPGGQLLATHTDGVGTKVVIANMMKKYNTIGIDCVAMNVNDIICIGATPVSFVDYIAANKNDQIIFKKIVEGLVNGAKKSALPIVGGETAIMPDVLTGKEFSFDLAGMVVGLVSKKDIVLGNKIKPGDVIIGANSSGIHSNGYSLARKALLSKYSVKDKVKGVGAIGDALLTPTEIYVKPVLESIQKCKINGLAHITGGAFTKLMRLKKIGYNIDSLPKIPPIMGLIEEQGVKPEEMYKTFNMGIGFCIISPKDQVSRIKSIFKKYKIATQEIGEIVSKKGVFVNSSKIT; from the coding sequence ATGGGTTTAACCTACAAAGATGCAGGCGTGGATATTACCAAAATTAAACAAAGTCAGGCAGCAATAGGCAGACTGATTGAATCCACACACAAACTCCAAAAAATGGCAAAGATAACACATGGTTTTGGACATTATGCAGGAATTGTAGAGATTCCAGGAGGACAATTACTAGCTACACATACAGACGGCGTAGGGACAAAGGTAGTAATTGCAAATATGATGAAAAAATACAACACTATAGGAATTGATTGTGTTGCAATGAATGTAAATGACATAATATGTATCGGTGCAACTCCAGTTTCATTTGTAGATTATATTGCTGCAAACAAAAATGATCAGATAATCTTTAAAAAAATTGTAGAAGGATTAGTTAATGGGGCAAAGAAGTCAGCATTACCAATTGTAGGAGGAGAGACAGCAATAATGCCGGATGTTCTTACAGGAAAAGAATTCTCATTTGATTTAGCAGGAATGGTAGTAGGTCTTGTTTCAAAAAAAGATATTGTGTTGGGTAACAAAATAAAACCAGGAGATGTAATTATTGGAGCAAACAGTAGTGGCATCCATTCAAATGGATACTCACTTGCAAGAAAAGCTCTGCTATCAAAATATTCTGTAAAAGACAAAGTGAAGGGAGTTGGAGCCATAGGGGACGCATTATTGACGCCAACAGAAATTTATGTAAAACCTGTTTTAGAAAGCATTCAAAAATGCAAGATTAACGGATTAGCTCATATCACAGGAGGAGCATTTACAAAACTAATGAGACTCAAAAAAATAGGATACAATATAGACAGTTTACCAAAAATACCTCCAATAATGGGATTAATCGAAGAGCAAGGAGTAAAACCAGAAGAGATGTACAAGACATTTAACATGGGTATAGGGTTTTGCATCATATCTCCAAAAGATCAAGTATCAAGAATAAAATCAATTTTTAAAAAATATAAAATTGCAACTCAAGAAATAGGAGAAATAGTATCCAAAAAAGGAGTTTTTGTGAATTCATCAAAAATCACATAA
- a CDS encoding PAC2 family protein, translating to MADGFPEAEVFEIKKVELNSPIIFAGFVGAGLVGSLSISHIIEELKMEEIGLMRSKYLPPSTVFMKGRLRHPFRFYANKDGTICAIICEITLRMEGLYSLVSAILDWSEKKGSKEIVILDGIPSEEHDDKAYCAAKEDLVRMMADKDISMIPQGFITGIPGGILNECIVRKIQGVALLAKANKTSPDPIAASTLIEALNRFYDMKIDTSSLEKEKERIHSEFNELSQKYVKHREEFSGMYM from the coding sequence GTGGCAGATGGATTTCCAGAAGCAGAAGTATTTGAAATAAAAAAAGTAGAACTAAACAGTCCGATAATATTTGCAGGATTTGTTGGAGCAGGTCTGGTAGGATCACTTTCAATCAGCCACATCATCGAAGAATTAAAGATGGAAGAAATTGGATTGATGAGATCAAAATATCTTCCACCATCAACTGTTTTTATGAAAGGAAGACTGCGTCATCCTTTTAGATTTTATGCAAATAAAGATGGAACAATATGTGCAATAATTTGTGAAATAACATTAAGAATGGAGGGATTGTATTCGTTGGTTTCAGCTATTTTAGATTGGTCAGAAAAAAAAGGATCAAAAGAAATTGTAATTCTTGATGGAATTCCAAGTGAAGAACATGATGATAAAGCATATTGTGCAGCAAAAGAAGATTTGGTAAGAATGATGGCAGATAAAGATATCAGCATGATCCCACAAGGATTCATTACTGGAATTCCAGGAGGAATTTTAAACGAATGTATTGTAAGAAAAATTCAAGGAGTGGCATTACTTGCAAAAGCAAATAAAACATCACCGGATCCTATAGCGGCATCTACATTGATAGAAGCATTAAACAGATTCTACGATATGAAAATAGACACTAGTAGTTTGGAGAAAGAAAAAGAGAGAATTCATTCTGAATTTAACGAATTATCTCAAAAATATGTCAAGCATAGAGAAGAATTTTCTGGAATGTACATGTAA